In Asanoa sp. WMMD1127, one genomic interval encodes:
- a CDS encoding ABC transporter ATP-binding protein, whose translation MTTTANPGSATAAVALSGVTKVYGRGTDAVVALDRVSLDVAPGEFVCLVGASGCGKSTLLNLVAGLDRVSGGGIQVAGDARPGLMFQEPALFPWLTVGANVEVPLKLRGLPGPERKARVASLLDTVHLGEFARRRPHELSGGMRQRVALARTLALDTPVLLMDEPFGALDAMTRDILHDELERLWTARNAAGQPLTVLFVTHNVREAARLADRIVLLSSRPGRVIYHTPVDVTRPRRIDSPEVAAVAADVTDRLRAEVGRHGH comes from the coding sequence GTGACGACGACGGCCAACCCGGGGAGCGCGACCGCCGCGGTCGCGCTCTCCGGCGTGACCAAGGTGTACGGACGCGGCACGGACGCGGTGGTCGCGCTCGACCGGGTGTCCCTCGACGTGGCGCCCGGCGAGTTCGTCTGTCTCGTCGGCGCCTCCGGGTGCGGCAAGAGCACCCTGCTCAACCTCGTCGCCGGCCTCGACCGCGTCAGCGGCGGCGGGATCCAGGTCGCCGGCGACGCCCGACCCGGCCTGATGTTCCAGGAGCCGGCGCTGTTCCCGTGGCTCACGGTCGGCGCCAACGTCGAGGTCCCGCTCAAGCTGCGCGGCCTGCCGGGCCCGGAGCGCAAGGCCCGGGTCGCCTCGCTGCTGGACACCGTCCACCTGGGCGAGTTCGCCAGACGGCGACCGCACGAGCTGTCCGGCGGCATGCGGCAGCGGGTGGCGCTGGCCCGCACGCTGGCGTTGGACACCCCGGTGCTGCTGATGGACGAGCCGTTCGGCGCCCTCGACGCGATGACCCGCGACATCCTGCACGACGAGCTCGAACGGCTGTGGACCGCGCGCAACGCCGCCGGCCAGCCGCTGACCGTCCTGTTCGTCACGCACAACGTACGCGAGGCGGCCCGGCTCGCCGACCGCATCGTGCTGCTCTCCAGCCGGCCCGGCCGGGTCATCTACCACACCCCGGTGGACGTGACCCGACCGCGCCGGATCGACTCCCCCGAGGTGGCGGCGGTGGCCGCCGACGTCACCGACCGGCTCCGTGCGGAGGTGGGCCGCCATGGCCACTGA
- a CDS encoding ABC transporter permease: MATDLARDNDTISGLDALEIASQQKVPGRASRVWAATWPKLTALALALAIWQVVVWSGWKPEYALPGPATVGSDLWTYVTSSAMWEGLLITARRAGIGFGAAIVVGLLLGLGVARVRVLRAALGSMITALQTMPSIAWFPLAILLFQLSEQAIFFVVVLGAAPSIANGVIHGVDYVPPLLLRAGRNLGARGLNLYRFVIAPAALPAIVAGLKQGWAFAWRSLMAGELLVVIASTTSVGVQLTYARELSDAPRVISVMIVILLLGLGVDALFNQADRAIRRRWGLLDRG, encoded by the coding sequence ATGGCCACTGACCTTGCCCGCGACAACGACACCATCTCGGGCCTCGACGCGCTCGAGATCGCCAGCCAGCAGAAGGTGCCCGGCCGGGCGTCCCGCGTCTGGGCCGCGACCTGGCCCAAGCTGACCGCGCTGGCGTTGGCCCTGGCGATCTGGCAGGTCGTGGTCTGGAGCGGTTGGAAGCCGGAGTACGCGCTGCCGGGCCCCGCCACCGTCGGCTCCGACCTGTGGACCTATGTCACCAGCTCCGCCATGTGGGAGGGCCTGCTGATCACGGCCCGCCGCGCCGGCATCGGGTTCGGGGCCGCGATCGTGGTCGGACTCCTGCTCGGCCTCGGCGTGGCCCGGGTGCGCGTGCTGCGCGCGGCCCTCGGCTCGATGATCACCGCGTTGCAGACCATGCCGTCGATCGCCTGGTTCCCGCTGGCGATCCTGCTGTTCCAGCTCAGCGAGCAGGCCATCTTCTTCGTCGTGGTGCTCGGCGCCGCGCCGTCGATCGCGAACGGCGTCATCCACGGCGTCGACTACGTGCCGCCGTTGCTGCTGCGGGCGGGCCGCAACCTGGGCGCCCGTGGGCTCAACCTCTACCGGTTCGTCATCGCGCCCGCCGCGCTGCCGGCCATCGTGGCCGGGCTCAAGCAGGGCTGGGCGTTCGCGTGGCGCAGCCTGATGGCCGGCGAGCTGCTCGTGGTCATCGCCAGCACGACATCGGTGGGCGTGCAGCTGACGTACGCCCGCGAGCTGTCCGACGCGCCGCGGGTGATCAGCGTGATGATCGTCATCCTGCTGCTCGGCCTCGGCGTCGACGCGCTCTTCAACCAGGCCGACCGGGCGATCCGCCGGCGCTGGGGCCTGCTGGACCGGGGGTGA
- a CDS encoding Rrf2 family transcriptional regulator → MQVSARTDYALRAMLAVADAPGLVTAAALARAQQMPPAFLQSILGDLRRAELLHGRRGGGYTLTRPAAEITVGDVVRAVNGALTTVRGLPTETAAYPPAAAALRDVWLAVHDRIADVVDRTTLADLLRPVPSRGPAGAAGTHPPGRPPRGAASPTG, encoded by the coding sequence ATGCAGGTCTCGGCCCGCACCGACTACGCGCTCCGGGCGATGCTCGCGGTGGCCGACGCTCCCGGGCTCGTGACGGCGGCCGCGTTGGCCCGGGCGCAGCAGATGCCGCCCGCGTTCCTCCAGAGCATCCTCGGTGACCTGCGCCGGGCGGAGCTCCTGCACGGCCGGCGCGGCGGCGGCTACACGCTGACCCGGCCGGCGGCCGAGATCACCGTCGGCGACGTGGTGCGGGCGGTGAACGGCGCGCTGACCACGGTGCGCGGATTGCCGACGGAGACGGCCGCCTACCCGCCCGCCGCGGCCGCGCTGCGCGACGTCTGGCTGGCCGTGCACGACCGGATCGCCGACGTGGTCGACCGGACCACGCTGGCCGACCTGCTCAGGCCGGTGCCGTCGCGCGGGCCAGCCGGGGCAGCGGGAACTCACCCACCCGGCAGGCCTCCCCGAGGCGCGGCCAGCCCGACCGGATGA
- a CDS encoding putative sulfate exporter family transporter produces the protein MTTVNETEALAGVPAETEERKVDWAWVGAGLVLVLTLAWLTKYLDKNVPGWLADTSLSRVAKSVEYPVYAIVIGLLGNALITATGVRDRVAPAFRTEFFIKTGLVLLGVSINLSLLVTAAGPAIVQALLLISGVFLFTWWLGGRLGLDDKLRALLASAVSICGVSAAIAAAGAVRAKREQLAYAASLVIVFALPSIFLLPWLAGVFGLSDAVAGAWIGGNIDTTAAVTAAGTLAGEDALKIATIVKVTQNALIGIVAVALTAWFAFKVERTADSARPGAGELWRRFPKFVLGFVAASVLGTWFANTVSAADNTAAQAVATNFRTWFLILAFVSIGLEFRLTALREAGWRPITVFASATVVNIGLALALAALLFADFTV, from the coding sequence GTGACCACCGTCAACGAGACCGAGGCGCTGGCCGGCGTCCCGGCCGAGACGGAGGAGCGGAAGGTCGACTGGGCCTGGGTGGGGGCCGGCCTCGTGCTGGTGCTCACGCTGGCCTGGTTGACCAAATATCTGGACAAGAACGTCCCGGGCTGGCTCGCCGACACGAGCCTGAGCCGGGTCGCCAAGTCCGTCGAGTACCCGGTCTACGCCATCGTGATCGGCCTGCTGGGCAACGCGCTCATCACCGCCACCGGGGTGCGCGACCGGGTCGCGCCGGCCTTCCGCACCGAGTTCTTCATCAAGACCGGGCTCGTCCTGCTCGGCGTCTCGATCAACCTCTCGCTGCTGGTCACCGCGGCCGGCCCCGCGATCGTCCAGGCGCTGCTGCTGATCTCGGGCGTCTTCCTGTTCACCTGGTGGCTCGGCGGCCGGCTGGGCCTCGACGACAAGCTGCGGGCGCTGCTCGCCTCGGCGGTCTCGATCTGCGGTGTCAGCGCCGCGATCGCCGCCGCCGGCGCGGTGCGGGCCAAGCGCGAACAACTGGCGTACGCGGCGAGCCTGGTCATCGTCTTCGCGCTTCCGTCGATCTTCCTGCTGCCGTGGCTCGCCGGCGTCTTCGGGCTCTCCGACGCGGTGGCTGGCGCCTGGATCGGCGGCAACATCGACACCACCGCGGCCGTCACCGCCGCCGGCACGCTAGCGGGCGAGGACGCGCTGAAGATCGCGACGATCGTCAAGGTCACCCAGAACGCGCTGATCGGCATCGTCGCCGTCGCGCTGACCGCGTGGTTCGCCTTCAAGGTCGAGCGTACGGCCGACTCCGCCCGCCCCGGCGCCGGCGAGCTGTGGCGGCGCTTCCCGAAGTTCGTGCTCGGTTTCGTGGCCGCGTCGGTGCTGGGCACGTGGTTCGCCAACACGGTCAGCGCCGCCGACAACACCGCCGCCCAGGCCGTGGCGACGAACTTCCGCACGTGGTTCCTGATCCTCGCGTTCGTCAGCATCGGCCTCGAGTTCCGGCTCACCGCGCTGCGCGAGGCCGGCTGGCGGCCGATCACGGTGTTCGCCAGCGCCACCGTCGTCAACATCGGCCTGGCGCTCGCCCTGGCCGCCCTGCTGTTCGCCGACTTCACCGTCTGA
- a CDS encoding peptidoglycan-binding domain-containing protein has product MSFLERRRTLVAAAGVLVLLVAGLTTPSPAHASAAQGVISGAGAVTDDFGDEATLSRTGPYRNSTAVALWQTILAAEGFIDNSGIDCRFGPGTEAGTRSFQRRYGLSADGIVGPNTWSKADNYLRLQGTTVGYEDIVWTRPTRCRSCRSAGSATATTRRSCGPAAGCGRPPTTPGCPSTAEGIAARIDPS; this is encoded by the coding sequence ATGAGTTTTCTCGAACGGCGCCGCACGCTGGTCGCCGCGGCCGGCGTGCTCGTGCTGCTGGTCGCGGGCCTGACGACCCCGTCACCCGCGCACGCGTCGGCCGCGCAGGGGGTCATCTCGGGCGCCGGCGCGGTGACGGACGACTTCGGCGACGAGGCGACGCTCAGCCGCACCGGCCCGTACCGCAACAGCACCGCGGTCGCGCTGTGGCAGACGATTCTCGCCGCCGAGGGCTTCATCGACAACAGCGGCATCGACTGCCGGTTCGGGCCAGGCACCGAGGCCGGCACCAGGAGCTTCCAGCGCCGCTACGGACTCAGCGCCGACGGCATCGTGGGGCCCAACACGTGGAGCAAGGCCGACAACTACCTGCGGCTGCAGGGCACGACCGTGGGCTACGAGGACATCGTCTGGACTCGCCCAACCAGGTGCAGGTCCTGTCGTTCCGCCGGCTCGGCAACGGCTACTACGAGGCGTTCCTGTGGTCCGGCGGCCGGGTGTGGGCGACCGCCTACAACACCCGGATGTCCGAGTACTGCTGAGGGGATTGCCGCGCGCATCGATCCTAGTTAA
- a CDS encoding FAD/NAD(P)-binding protein: MEPVIVIGGGPAGALAAIAVSRHSGRPVVVVDPAAALGPGSAYATREPSHLLNSRAGSMSVDPCAPGDFAAWARCSGDSFQPRGGYGDYLAQRLGAVPHIARRALRVRPAGAGRWAVELSDGTTRRASDVVLALGPPPPVFPAAAAVGVRRAPGYVPLPWTPGALDRIAAPDRVLLLGTGLTAVDAVLTLLARGHTGRIVAVSRHGLLPRAHTDQAAPVALSADLPPGLRALLRELRRSTDWRATVDALRPRVDEVWAGLTDEERRRFLRHLARWWEVHRHRCAPPVAATIAAARSSGALVVAAGRVTDIRTVPRGFEVTVGDSGPWPFDAVVNCTGPGHPAGLSLVRTLVADGLARADPLGLGIDVDAAGHPTGRDGSPVEGLHVLGSLRRGRWWETTAIPEIRTQAYAVAARLADPPATHAA; the protein is encoded by the coding sequence ATGGAGCCAGTGATCGTCATCGGCGGTGGTCCGGCCGGAGCCCTGGCGGCGATCGCCGTCAGCCGGCACAGTGGACGCCCGGTGGTCGTCGTCGACCCCGCCGCCGCGCTGGGGCCGGGCTCAGCCTATGCCACCCGCGAGCCGAGCCACCTGCTCAACTCCCGCGCGGGTTCGATGTCGGTCGACCCCTGCGCGCCCGGCGACTTCGCCGCCTGGGCCCGATGTAGCGGCGACTCGTTCCAGCCACGCGGCGGCTACGGCGACTATCTGGCGCAGCGGCTCGGTGCGGTGCCGCACATCGCCCGGCGTGCGCTGCGGGTGCGGCCGGCGGGGGCGGGGCGCTGGGCGGTCGAGCTGAGCGACGGCACCACCCGGCGGGCCTCCGACGTGGTGCTGGCGCTCGGCCCACCCCCGCCGGTCTTCCCGGCCGCGGCCGCGGTCGGCGTGCGTCGGGCGCCCGGCTACGTGCCGTTGCCCTGGACGCCCGGCGCCCTCGACCGGATCGCCGCACCGGACCGCGTCCTGCTGCTCGGCACCGGCCTGACCGCGGTCGACGCGGTGCTCACCCTGCTCGCCCGCGGCCACACGGGCCGGATCGTCGCGGTCTCCCGCCACGGGCTGCTGCCCCGGGCGCACACCGATCAGGCGGCCCCGGTGGCGCTGTCGGCCGACCTTCCGCCGGGGCTGCGCGCGCTGCTGCGCGAACTGCGCCGCAGCACCGACTGGCGGGCCACCGTCGACGCGCTGCGGCCGCGGGTCGACGAGGTCTGGGCCGGCCTGACCGACGAGGAGCGACGCCGCTTCCTGCGCCACCTGGCCCGTTGGTGGGAGGTGCACCGGCACCGCTGCGCCCCGCCGGTGGCGGCCACGATCGCGGCGGCGCGCTCGTCGGGCGCGCTGGTCGTCGCCGCGGGCCGGGTGACCGACATCCGCACCGTGCCACGCGGCTTCGAGGTGACCGTCGGCGACTCGGGGCCCTGGCCTTTCGACGCGGTCGTCAACTGCACGGGTCCGGGCCACCCGGCCGGCCTGTCCCTGGTCCGCACCCTGGTCGCCGACGGGCTGGCCCGCGCGGACCCGCTCGGGCTGGGCATCGACGTCGACGCGGCGGGCCACCCGACCGGCCGCGACGGCAGTCCGGTCGAGGGCCTGCACGTGCTGGGCAGCCTCCGCCGAGGCCGCTGGTGGGAGACAACGGCCATTCCGGAGATCCGCACCCAGGCGTACGCCGTCGCGGCCCGCCTCGCCGACCCACCCGCCACCCACGCGGCCTGA
- a CDS encoding selenium-binding protein SBP56-related protein, translating into MPLWKPDPTFYPSPRQAVGAPAEKLAYVAAFDRSAEKPDAIAVLDVDETSDSYGRVVGWTDLPYKGDELHHFGWNACSSALCPSSPHPHVERRYLIVPGLRSSRIYVLDTKDDPRAPSIVRTIEPAELARAGYSRPHTVHCGPEGIYVSNLGGADGAEAR; encoded by the coding sequence ATGCCGTTGTGGAAGCCCGACCCGACCTTCTACCCCTCGCCGCGCCAGGCGGTCGGCGCGCCGGCCGAAAAGCTGGCCTACGTCGCCGCGTTCGACCGGTCCGCCGAGAAGCCCGACGCCATCGCGGTGCTCGACGTCGACGAGACGTCCGACAGCTACGGCCGCGTCGTCGGCTGGACCGATCTGCCCTACAAGGGCGACGAGCTGCACCACTTCGGCTGGAACGCCTGCAGCAGCGCGCTCTGCCCCTCGTCGCCGCACCCGCACGTCGAGCGCCGCTACCTGATCGTGCCCGGGCTGCGCTCGTCGCGGATCTACGTGCTCGACACCAAGGACGACCCGCGTGCGCCCAGCATCGTGCGCACCATCGAGCCCGCCGAGCTGGCCAGGGCCGGCTACTCCCGGCCGCACACCGTGCACTGCGGCCCCGAGGGCATCTACGTCTCCAACCTCGGCGGCGCCGACGGCGCGGAGGCTCGATGA
- a CDS encoding selenium-binding protein SBP56-related protein, which translates to MSRDGRRVYVTNSLYGAWDDQFFPDGVGAWAARLDVDLDNGGITPDPRFFPHGDDFRGLRVHQTRLQGGDASSDSYCFP; encoded by the coding sequence GTGTCCCGCGACGGTCGCCGGGTCTACGTCACCAACTCGCTCTACGGCGCGTGGGACGACCAGTTCTTCCCCGACGGCGTGGGCGCCTGGGCCGCCCGCCTCGACGTCGATCTCGACAACGGCGGCATCACGCCCGATCCCCGGTTCTTCCCGCACGGCGACGACTTCCGCGGGTTGCGCGTGCACCAGACGAGGCTGCAGGGCGGAGACGCCTCGTCGGACTCATACTGCTTCCCGTGA
- a CDS encoding septum formation family protein, which produces MSQPSPPPAPARGLLVFGVLFAVVIVVAAVVGAAVALGNAGDSASGGEVSAAKLAVGHCVDGLKETDDLAGLPVLPCEQPHEGEVFAIFALPAGPYPGDAALGRQAQQECLKRFETYAPSSVADDKVELFYLHPSQLSWTSGDRGVTCVATDPTAKRTGSLKG; this is translated from the coding sequence ATGTCGCAACCGTCACCCCCACCGGCGCCCGCCCGCGGCCTGCTGGTCTTCGGCGTGCTGTTCGCCGTGGTCATCGTCGTGGCGGCGGTCGTCGGCGCCGCGGTCGCCCTCGGCAACGCGGGCGACTCCGCGTCGGGTGGCGAGGTGTCGGCGGCCAAGCTGGCCGTCGGCCACTGTGTCGACGGTCTCAAGGAGACGGACGACCTGGCCGGGCTGCCGGTGCTGCCGTGCGAGCAGCCGCACGAGGGCGAGGTGTTCGCCATCTTCGCGCTGCCGGCCGGGCCCTACCCGGGCGACGCGGCGCTGGGGCGGCAGGCGCAGCAGGAGTGCCTGAAGCGGTTCGAGACCTACGCGCCGTCGTCGGTCGCCGACGACAAGGTGGAGTTGTTCTACCTGCACCCGAGCCAGCTGTCGTGGACCTCGGGCGATCGTGGGGTCACCTGCGTGGCCACCGACCCGACGGCCAAGCGCACCGGCTCGCTCAAAGGGTGA
- a CDS encoding GNAT family N-acetyltransferase, giving the protein MLRSVHDRAELAALLRKDAALHAYELGDLDDFFWPYTTWYRLRDTLALLYHGQPTPTLLAFGADEPLGDLLAALRPLLPRAFYAHLSPGAGVALAPAYTREHDGGPHLKMALGGAPLGPAEGEPLGPADLAELEDLYAAAYPGNWFDRRMLETGQYVGIRRAGRIVAVAGVHVWSPVYRVSAIGNVTVHPDRRGQGLAQRVTAALCHRLRATTDVVTLNVKTDNAAAVAAYRKIGFTTVGHYEEATYVSASAEGSRA; this is encoded by the coding sequence ATGTTGCGCAGCGTCCACGACCGCGCCGAGCTTGCCGCGTTGCTTCGCAAGGACGCCGCTCTGCACGCGTACGAGCTGGGCGACCTCGACGACTTCTTCTGGCCGTACACGACCTGGTATCGCCTGCGGGACACGCTGGCGCTGCTCTATCACGGCCAGCCCACGCCGACGCTGCTCGCCTTCGGCGCCGACGAGCCGCTGGGCGACCTGCTCGCCGCGCTGCGCCCGCTGCTGCCGCGCGCCTTCTACGCCCACCTCTCCCCCGGCGCCGGTGTCGCGCTCGCGCCCGCGTACACCAGGGAGCACGACGGCGGGCCGCACCTGAAGATGGCGCTGGGCGGCGCGCCGCTCGGCCCGGCGGAGGGCGAGCCGCTCGGCCCGGCCGACCTGGCGGAGCTGGAGGACCTCTACGCGGCGGCGTACCCCGGGAACTGGTTCGACCGCCGCATGCTGGAGACGGGCCAGTACGTCGGGATCCGCCGCGCGGGCCGGATCGTGGCGGTGGCCGGTGTGCACGTGTGGTCGCCGGTCTACCGGGTGAGCGCGATCGGCAACGTCACCGTCCACCCGGACCGGCGCGGTCAGGGACTGGCCCAGCGGGTCACCGCCGCCCTCTGCCACCGGCTGCGCGCGACCACCGACGTGGTCACCCTCAACGTCAAGACGGACAACGCCGCCGCCGTGGCCGCGTACCGGAAGATCGGCTTCACCACCGTGGGCCACTACGAGGAGGCCACCTACGTTTCGGCCAGCGCCGAAGGATCCCGCGCCTAG
- a CDS encoding DMT family transporter: MKIVAAIATTVFLWASAFVAIRHVGADVRPGALALGRLLVAAALLGVLVAAGGPRWPDRSAWPRLAICGVAWLGVYNVALNAAERRVDAGTAAMVVNLGPVLIAVLAGLFLGEGFPRTLLLGVATAFAGTVLIGVAAAGEARADPWGVVLCLVAAAGYAVGVVAQKPLLAGGDALTVTFLVTVVGAAACLPFAGQLVADVRDPATAAWVGYLGAGPTALAFTTWAYALARTDAGRLGATTYLVPPLVVVLAWVTLREVPAVLALVGGLLCLAGVAAARTKRLTPTRREGVELTAERG, from the coding sequence GTGAAGATCGTCGCCGCCATCGCCACCACCGTCTTTCTCTGGGCCTCCGCGTTCGTCGCCATCCGCCACGTCGGCGCCGACGTCCGCCCGGGCGCGCTGGCCCTGGGTCGCCTCCTCGTCGCGGCCGCCCTGCTGGGCGTGCTGGTCGCGGCCGGCGGACCGCGATGGCCGGACCGGTCCGCCTGGCCGCGCCTGGCGATCTGCGGTGTCGCCTGGCTCGGCGTCTACAACGTCGCCCTCAACGCGGCGGAGCGCCGGGTCGACGCCGGCACCGCCGCCATGGTGGTCAACCTCGGGCCGGTGCTGATCGCCGTGCTCGCCGGGCTGTTCCTGGGCGAAGGCTTCCCGCGGACCCTGCTGCTCGGCGTGGCCACCGCGTTCGCCGGCACCGTGCTGATCGGGGTCGCCGCCGCCGGCGAGGCCCGGGCCGACCCCTGGGGCGTGGTGCTGTGCCTCGTCGCCGCGGCCGGCTATGCGGTCGGGGTGGTCGCCCAGAAGCCGCTGCTGGCCGGCGGTGACGCGCTCACCGTCACGTTCCTGGTCACGGTGGTCGGCGCCGCGGCCTGCCTGCCGTTCGCGGGTCAGCTCGTCGCCGATGTCCGCGACCCGGCCACCGCCGCCTGGGTGGGCTACCTCGGCGCCGGGCCGACCGCGCTGGCGTTCACCACCTGGGCGTACGCCCTGGCCCGGACCGACGCCGGCCGGCTCGGCGCCACCACGTACCTCGTACCCCCGCTGGTGGTCGTGCTCGCGTGGGTGACGCTGCGCGAGGTGCCGGCAGTCCTCGCCCTCGTCGGCGGCCTGCTCTGCCTCGCCGGCGTCGCGGCGGCCCGGACGAAGCGCTTGACCCCCACGCGACGTGAGGGTGTTGAGTTGACGGCGGAGAGGGGGTGA
- a CDS encoding MerR family transcriptional regulator, producing the protein MGYLVSQVAALAGVTVRTLHHYETTGLLVPGERTAAGYRVYSDADLERLQQIRFYRELGFSLDEIASLLDTADPREHFRRQHRLLLERIKKLSEMVTAIEFAMEAQKVGVNLTPEERFEVFGDFEPEQYAEEAEERWGGTDSYAESQRRTGRYSKADWLRFRAESEDWGRRLVAVMDGGLPADGPEAMDLAEEHRQQISRWFYECTLEIHTGLADMYVEDPRFTAYYEKIKPGMARFLNEAIHANAVARS; encoded by the coding sequence ATGGGTTACCTGGTCAGCCAGGTCGCGGCCCTGGCCGGTGTCACGGTGCGCACGTTGCACCACTACGAGACGACCGGGCTGCTCGTGCCGGGTGAGCGGACGGCCGCGGGCTACCGCGTCTACTCCGACGCCGACCTGGAGCGGCTGCAGCAGATCCGGTTCTACCGGGAGCTGGGCTTCAGCCTCGACGAGATCGCGTCGTTGCTGGACACCGCCGATCCGCGGGAGCACTTCCGCCGCCAGCACCGGCTGCTGCTGGAGCGGATCAAGAAGTTGTCCGAGATGGTGACCGCCATCGAGTTCGCAATGGAGGCACAGAAAGTGGGGGTGAACCTGACACCCGAGGAGCGGTTCGAGGTCTTCGGTGACTTCGAGCCCGAGCAGTACGCCGAGGAGGCCGAGGAACGCTGGGGCGGCACCGACTCGTACGCCGAGTCGCAGCGCCGCACCGGTCGCTACAGCAAGGCCGACTGGCTGCGGTTCCGCGCCGAGAGCGAGGACTGGGGCCGCCGGCTCGTCGCGGTGATGGACGGCGGGCTGCCGGCCGACGGTCCGGAGGCGATGGACCTCGCCGAGGAGCACCGCCAGCAGATCAGCCGCTGGTTCTACGAGTGCACCTTGGAGATCCACACCGGCCTGGCCGACATGTACGTCGAGGATCCGCGGTTCACGGCGTACTACGAGAAGATCAAGCCGGGTATGGCACGTTTCCTCAACGAGGCGATCCACGCCAACGCGGTGGCAAGGTCATAA
- a CDS encoding YbaK/EbsC family protein → MSGRAVEALENAGVAHRVVNHGPVRSLAEAAAARGVEIPDVVKTIVVRRGEGDFLFVLVPGDRVISWPKLRTLLGVSRLSMPDAATAFDATGYERGTITPFGSLVPWPVIADERMAGREITLGAGEHGVAVAVDADTAVRVLGATVADVSDPEQTAS, encoded by the coding sequence ATGAGTGGTCGCGCGGTCGAAGCCCTCGAGAACGCCGGAGTGGCGCACCGGGTCGTCAACCACGGCCCGGTGCGCAGCCTCGCCGAGGCCGCCGCGGCCCGCGGGGTCGAGATCCCCGACGTCGTCAAGACCATCGTCGTGCGTCGGGGCGAGGGCGACTTCCTGTTCGTGCTCGTGCCCGGCGACCGGGTCATCTCGTGGCCCAAGCTCCGCACGCTGCTCGGCGTGAGCCGGTTGTCGATGCCCGACGCGGCGACCGCGTTCGACGCGACCGGCTACGAGCGGGGCACGATCACCCCGTTCGGCTCGCTCGTGCCCTGGCCGGTGATCGCCGACGAGCGGATGGCGGGCCGGGAGATCACCCTCGGCGCCGGCGAGCACGGCGTGGCGGTGGCCGTCGACGCGGACACGGCCGTGCGCGTGCTGGGCGCGACCGTCGCCGACGTGTCAGATCCGGAGCAAACCGCTTCATAA